In Phaseolus vulgaris cultivar G19833 chromosome 10, P. vulgaris v2.0, whole genome shotgun sequence, a single genomic region encodes these proteins:
- the LOC137813985 gene encoding protein gar2-like → MNRLNIQESEDKHVRNIALKAVKHKNNQVSSDESEGETLSLLSKKFNKFLKKNRNKYSNQERYGNKKSSDFNANKYTCYGCGEQGHIKAECPNKENKENKSNKKEKKEKKKAYIAWDENDVSSSSSSSSEDEEANLCLMAKEEDDASSVSYCTSLNAENYSQLLQAFKETHEEAN, encoded by the coding sequence ATGAATAGACTAAAcattcaagagagtgaagataagcatgtGAGAAACATTGCTTTAAAAGCTGTCAAGCACAAGAATAATCAAGTTTCAAGTGATGAGAGTGAGGGAGAAACTCTTAGTTTGCTATCCAAAAAGTTCAACAAATTCTTGAAAAAGAACCGCAACAAATACTCCAACCAAGAGAGGTATGGCAACAAAAAATCTAGTGATTTTAATGCTAACAAATATACTTGTTATGGTTGTGGAGAACAggggcacataaaggcagaaTGCCCAAATAAAGAGAACAAAGAGAATAAGTcaaacaagaaggaaaagaaggaaaaaaaaaaagcctacattgcttgggaCGAAAATgatgtctcttcatcaagctcctcatcaagtgaagatgaagaagcTAATTTGTGTTTGATGGCCAAGGAAGAGGATgatgcaagtagtgtaagttattgtacttctttaaatgctgaaaattatagtcaacttcttcaagcttttaaagaaacacatgaggaagctAACTGA
- the LOC137813996 gene encoding uncharacterized protein, whose protein sequence is MGNRTDILQGTLDMGNRTERGIWDAIENDPFISKLENDGVFIEKPWSQWIDVENKRAKFNCIAKNIITSALNSDEFFKVFQCRSAKEMWDTLEVTHEGTNDVKRARKHTIIQEYEMFKMVKVESIADVQKRFTHIVNQLMSLGKVFDKEELNIKILKCLDRSRQPKVTVISESKDLTSLTTTSLFGKLKEHEWR, encoded by the exons atggGTAACAGAAcagacattctccaaggaaccctagacatgggtaacagaacagag AGAGGAAtatgggatgcaattgaaaatgacccttttattTCTAAGCTTGAAAATGATGGAGTTTttattgaaaagccttggtcccaatggattGATGTAGAAAACAAAAGAGCAAAGTTTAATTGcattgcaaaaaatattatcacctctgccttaaattctgatgagtttttcaaggTCTTTCAATGCAGAtctgctaaggagatgtgggataccctagaagtaactcatgaaggaactAACGATGTAAAGAGGGCAAGGAAACATACtataatccaagagtatgagatgttcaaaaTGGTTAAAGTAGAATCGATTGCGGATGTGCAAAAGCGATTCACTCATATTGTCAATCAGCTCATGAGTCTTGGAAAGGtctttgacaaagaagagttgaatatcaagattctcaaatgtcttgatagatctaGGCAACCTAAAGTCACGGTTATCTCAGAATCAAAGGATTTGACATCTTTGACTACAACttccttgtttggaaagcttaagGAGCATGAGTGGAGATGA
- the LOC137814004 gene encoding uncharacterized protein gives MEQAQQVNPENRGGYRRRRRENDGEQRTLRIDGIKLNIPTFNGKSDPDAYLEWEIKVEHVFACNEYNEEQKMKLAAAEFPAYALTWWNKYQRDRTRYEEPMVETWTEMKRIMRKRYIPTSYNRDLQLKLQRMTQGNKSVEEYFKEMEVTMIRSGKNEENEAIMARFLNGLNHDIKDLVELQEYVDMKELLHKANQVEQQLKRKGIMRSSNNNKNFNWKDKAMKDKGVPSSSVTSSSGKSPHRYNKSPPKRKTSEVKCFKCLGRGHYASECPTKKNMISLSKTQIVREPSSEEEKEEVEVEFDTLEGDLLMIRKLMGSKMQALDQTQRENIFHTICSIQGKICSLIVDGGSCTNVASSRLVTKLNLETKSHPRPYKLQWLSEDGEMKVSKQVEVHLSIGQYNDNVLCDVVPMEATHILLGRSWQFDTKAIHDGFTNKISFMRNNKKIILKPLSPREVCEDQIKLREKIDE, from the coding sequence ATGGAGCAAGCACAACAAGTAAATCCAGAAAATAGAGGGGGATAtaggaggaggagaagagaaAATGATGGAGAACAAAGAACTCTGAGAATTgatggaataaaattaaatattcccACATTCAATGGGAAAAGTGATCCTGATGCTTACTTGGAGTGGGAAATTAAAGTAGAGCATGTGTTTGCTTGCAATGAGTACAATGAGGAGCAGAAGATGAAGTTGGCAGCAGCTGAATTTCCAGCTTATGCTTTAACTTGGTGGAATAAATACCAAAGGGACAGAACTAGATATGAAGAACCCATGGTAGAAACTTGGACAGAAATGAAAAGGATTATGAGGAAGAGATATATTCCAACAAGCTACAATAGGGATTTGCAACTCAAACTTCAAAGAATGACTCAAGGAAATaaaagtgtggaagagtatttTAAAGAGATGGAGGTGACCATGATTAGATCTggaaagaatgaagaaaatgaagcaATCATGGCAAGATTTTTGAATGGATTGAATCATGATATTAAGGATCTTGTGGAGCTGCAAGAGTATGTTGACATGAAAGAGTTGTTGCACAAGGCTAACCAAGTAGAACAACAACTCAAGAGGAAGGGAATCATGAGGAGttctaacaataataaaaatttcaattggAAGGATAAGGCGATGAAGGATAAAGGAGTTCCCTCAAGTTCAGTCACATCTTCAAGTGGGAAGTCACCTCATAGATATAATAAATCACCACCTAAAAGGAAAACAAGTGAGGTAAAATGTTTCAAATGCTTGGGAAGAGGACATTATGCTTCAGAATGTCCAACAAAAAAGAATATGATCAGTTTATCAAAGACACAAATAGTCAGGGAACcttcaagtgaagaagagaaagaagaggtAGAGGTGGAGTTTGATACATTGGAGGGTGATTTGTTGATGATTCGGAAGCTTATGGGAAGCAAAATGCAAGCTTTGGACCAAacccaaagggaaaatattttccatactatATGTTCCATTCAAGGGAAAATATGTTCACTCATAGTTGATGGAGGAAGTTGCACCAATGTAGCTAGCTCAAGACTAGTTACCAAATTGAATTTGGAGACAAAATCGCACCCAAGGCCATACAAgcttcaatggcttagtgaagatgGAGAGATGAAAGTGAGTAAGCAAGTGGAGGTGCACCTATCCATAGGACAATATAATGATAATGTCTTGTGTGATGTGGTTCCAATGGAGGCAACTCACATTTTGTTAGGGAGGTCGTGGCAGTTTGACACCAAGGCTATTCATGATGGTTTCACCAATAAAATTTCTTTCATGCGGAATAATAAGAAGATCATTCTCAAACCATTATCTCCTAGAGAGGTGTGTGAGGATCAAATCAAATTGAGAGAAAAGATAGATGAGTGA